A part of Micromonospora chersina genomic DNA contains:
- the araA gene encoding L-arabinose isomerase, which produces MATHAEPEIWFLTGSQAMYGEDTLRQVAEQSRQIAAALHDSPQIPARVVWKPVLTTSGDILRVCRDAAAQGAIGVIAWMHTFSPAKMWIAGLDALRTPLLHLHTQANVLLPWDEIDMDFMNLNQAAHGDREFGFVQTRLGVARKTVAGHVSDPRVVSRVGAWARAAIGWSAMRSLRLARFGDNMRDVAVTEGDKVEAELRFGVSVNTYGVNDLVRVVGEVTDAQVDDLVKEYDDSYRMVPELRPGGDRHESLRYAARLELGLRTFLEAGGFRAFTTNFEDLGGLRQLPGIAVQRLMADGYGFGGEGDWKTSVLVHALKAMAVGVDGGTSFMEDYTYDLTPGRELVLGAHMLEVCPSIAADVPSVEIHPLSIGGREDPVRLVFDAEPGPAVVLGLADMGERFRLVANEVDVVPPPHPLRRLPVARAVWRPRPHLAGSAEAWITAGAPHHTVLSRAVGVEELHDLAEMSRTELVVIDADTDPRRFAEEIRWNQAYYRLARGF; this is translated from the coding sequence ATGGCAACGCACGCTGAGCCTGAGATCTGGTTCCTCACCGGCAGTCAGGCCATGTACGGCGAGGACACCCTTCGCCAGGTGGCCGAGCAGTCACGGCAGATCGCGGCGGCGCTCCACGACTCGCCGCAGATCCCCGCCCGGGTCGTCTGGAAACCGGTGCTCACCACCAGCGGCGACATCCTGCGGGTCTGCCGCGACGCCGCGGCGCAGGGGGCCATCGGGGTGATCGCCTGGATGCACACCTTCTCGCCGGCGAAGATGTGGATCGCCGGCCTGGACGCGCTGCGGACGCCGCTGCTGCACCTGCACACCCAGGCCAACGTCCTGCTGCCGTGGGACGAGATCGACATGGACTTCATGAACCTCAACCAGGCGGCGCACGGCGACCGGGAGTTCGGGTTCGTCCAGACCCGGCTCGGGGTGGCCCGCAAGACCGTCGCCGGGCACGTCAGCGACCCGCGCGTGGTGTCCCGCGTGGGCGCCTGGGCACGGGCGGCCATCGGCTGGTCGGCGATGCGGTCCCTGCGGCTGGCCCGCTTCGGCGACAACATGCGCGACGTCGCGGTGACCGAGGGCGACAAGGTGGAGGCGGAGCTGCGCTTCGGCGTCTCGGTGAACACCTACGGGGTCAACGACCTCGTCCGGGTGGTCGGCGAGGTCACCGACGCGCAGGTGGACGACCTGGTCAAGGAGTACGACGACAGCTACCGGATGGTGCCCGAGCTGCGCCCCGGCGGCGACCGGCACGAGTCCCTGCGCTACGCCGCCCGGCTGGAGCTGGGCCTGCGTACCTTCCTGGAAGCCGGTGGTTTCCGCGCCTTCACCACCAATTTCGAGGACCTGGGCGGGCTGCGCCAGCTGCCGGGCATCGCCGTGCAGCGGCTCATGGCCGACGGCTACGGCTTCGGCGGCGAGGGCGACTGGAAGACGTCCGTCCTGGTCCACGCCCTCAAGGCGATGGCCGTGGGGGTCGACGGCGGAACGTCCTTCATGGAGGACTACACCTACGACCTCACGCCGGGCCGGGAACTGGTCCTCGGCGCGCACATGCTCGAGGTGTGCCCGAGCATCGCCGCGGACGTACCGTCCGTGGAGATCCACCCGCTGAGCATCGGCGGGCGGGAGGATCCGGTCCGGCTGGTCTTCGACGCCGAGCCCGGTCCCGCGGTCGTGCTCGGCCTGGCCGACATGGGGGAGCGCTTCCGGCTCGTCGCCAACGAGGTCGACGTGGTGCCGCCGCCGCACCCGCTGCGCCGGCTGCCGGTGGCCCGGGCCGTCTGGCGCCCCCGCCCGCACCTCGCCGGCTCCGCCGAGGCGTGGATCACCGCGGGCGCCCCGCACCACACGGTGCTGTCGCGGGCCGTGGGGGTGGAGGAGTTGCACGACCTGGCCGAGATGAGCCGGACGGAGCTGGTCGTCATCGACGCCGACACGGACCCGCGCCGGTTCGCCGAGGAGATCCGCTGGAACCAGGCGTACTACCGGCTCGCCCGGGGGTTCTGA
- a CDS encoding non-reducing end alpha-L-arabinofuranosidase family hydrolase yields MSFGFNGSWTGSLPSSFRWSSSGALIGPKNDGRGIAGIKDPSVVYYNGRYHLFASTAKSSGYNLVYTSFADWSQAGSAPFTYLDQTPIGAGYRAAPQVFYFAPQRLWYLVYQTGNASYSTNPDISNPAGWSAPRNFYSGMPQIISDNIGNGYWVDMWVICDSANCYLFSSDDNGHLYRSQTTLADFPNGMTNTVIAMQDSDRNRLFEASNVYRVGEQYLLLVEAIGSDGRRWFRSWTAPAVTGPWTALADTEGNPFARADTVTFPGDAWTRDISHGELIRSGYDQTLTVSPCNLRYLYQGLDPAAGGDYNGLPWRLGLLTQTNSTC; encoded by the coding sequence GTGTCATTCGGATTCAACGGCTCGTGGACCGGCAGCCTGCCGAGCAGCTTCCGGTGGAGTTCCAGCGGCGCGCTCATCGGCCCGAAGAACGACGGCCGCGGCATCGCCGGCATCAAGGACCCCTCCGTCGTGTACTACAACGGCAGGTACCACCTCTTCGCCAGCACGGCGAAGTCCTCCGGCTACAACCTGGTCTACACGAGCTTCGCCGACTGGTCGCAGGCCGGCTCGGCGCCCTTCACCTACCTGGACCAGACCCCGATCGGCGCCGGGTACCGCGCCGCGCCGCAGGTCTTCTACTTCGCCCCGCAGCGGCTGTGGTACCTCGTCTACCAGACCGGCAACGCGTCGTACTCCACCAATCCGGACATCAGCAACCCGGCCGGGTGGAGCGCGCCGAGGAACTTCTACAGCGGCATGCCGCAGATCATCAGCGACAACATCGGCAACGGCTACTGGGTCGACATGTGGGTCATCTGCGACTCGGCGAACTGCTACCTGTTCTCCTCCGACGACAACGGGCACCTCTACCGGTCCCAGACCACGCTGGCGGACTTCCCGAACGGCATGACCAACACGGTCATCGCCATGCAGGACAGCGACCGTAACCGGCTGTTCGAGGCGTCCAACGTCTACCGGGTCGGCGAGCAGTACCTGCTGCTCGTCGAGGCCATCGGCAGCGACGGCCGCCGCTGGTTCCGCTCCTGGACCGCACCGGCCGTCACCGGGCCGTGGACCGCCCTGGCGGACACCGAGGGCAACCCGTTCGCCCGCGCCGACACCGTCACCTTCCCGGGCGACGCGTGGACCCGCGACATCAGCCACGGCGAGCTGATCCGCAGCGGCTACGACCAGACCCTCACCGTCAGCCCCTGCAACCTGCGCTACCTCTACCAGGGCCTGGACCCCGCCGCCGGCGGCGACTACAACGGCCTGCCCTGGCGCCTCGGTCTGCTCACCCAGACCAACTCCACCTGCTGA